One part of the Deltaproteobacteria bacterium genome encodes these proteins:
- a CDS encoding C_GCAxxG_C_C family protein — MANLEALRERIDELAERDWNLPAIEARFNRLVAEGVPGKSLHREEIVSQKEEILDRVQRRAEEYCYLTRNCAKGSAAALMEEFGLGNIEIIKALAPFPGLGMTGGICGPVTGGLILLGLYFASDDLTNYEAAGHYLAARKFVNRFKKELGSLLCPDIQQLIFGKYYDPMASLENLEAFNQAHAREKCPLAPGLGARIAAEIIIADMEKVGPSG; from the coding sequence ATGGCGAATCTTGAGGCTTTAAGAGAAAGGATTGATGAACTGGCCGAGCGGGATTGGAATTTGCCTGCGATAGAGGCCAGGTTTAACAGGCTTGTTGCAGAAGGCGTCCCCGGGAAGTCATTGCATCGGGAAGAGATAGTTTCTCAAAAGGAGGAAATCCTGGACCGCGTTCAAAGGCGAGCCGAGGAGTACTGCTACCTCACGCGCAACTGCGCCAAGGGTTCAGCCGCAGCCTTGATGGAGGAATTCGGGCTGGGCAATATAGAAATAATAAAGGCATTAGCTCCTTTCCCCGGCCTGGGCATGACAGGCGGTATCTGCGGGCCAGTGACCGGCGGCCTCATCCTCCTCGGTCTCTATTTCGCCAGTGACGATTTGACGAATTATGAAGCGGCCGGTCACTATCTGGCTGCGCGTAAGTTTGTGAACCGTTTTAAAAAGGAATTGGGTTCTCTTTTGTGCCCTGATATTCAGCAGCTTATCTTCGGAAAATATTATGATCCCATGGCCAGCCTGGAGAACCTGGAAGCCTTCAACCAGGCCCATGCCCGTGAAAAATGCCCTTTGGCTCCCGGTTTAGGGGCCAGAATCGCGGCTGAGATCATTATCGCGGACATGGAGAAAGTGGGTCCCAGCGGCTAG